The following proteins are co-located in the Bosea sp. AS-1 genome:
- a CDS encoding META domain-containing protein has translation MTPRLGFAAVLAALVAPMLVPGEAAAQRQKALTRPDQSSTPTPPPPQEKTFPLGASWSLVQFNGKPVYDRRVTLSIDQNLRGTGFGGCNTFSAAAYPLRQQSFAVGPIAITKRSCDKGTLDFERSFLTTLRATQKWDLVNGRLVLKGGAGELVLSRSL, from the coding sequence ATGACTCCACGCCTTGGCTTTGCGGCCGTCCTCGCCGCGTTGGTCGCGCCGATGCTGGTTCCGGGAGAAGCCGCAGCGCAGCGCCAGAAAGCGCTCACACGCCCGGACCAGAGCAGCACTCCGACCCCACCTCCGCCGCAGGAGAAGACCTTCCCGCTCGGCGCGAGCTGGAGCCTCGTCCAGTTCAACGGCAAGCCGGTCTATGACCGCCGCGTCACGCTGTCGATCGACCAGAATTTGCGCGGCACCGGCTTCGGTGGCTGCAACACGTTTTCGGCGGCTGCCTATCCGCTGCGTCAGCAGAGCTTCGCGGTTGGGCCGATCGCGATCACCAAGCGCAGCTGCGACAAGGGTACGCTCGATTTCGAGCGCTCTTTCCTCACCACCCTGCGGGCCACCCAGAAATGGGATCTGGTCAACGGCCGGCTCGTCCTGAAGGGCGGCGCCGGCGAGCTGGTGCTCAGCCGCTCGCTCTGA
- the hisG gene encoding ATP phosphoribosyltransferase: MTDAPLVLAVPSKGRLQENATAFFGRAGLKFVKASGERGYRGTIAGVEGAEVAFLSASEIVAQLASGAAHLGVTGEDLVREQLSDADAAVEMLTPLGFGHANVVVAVPQAWIDVRTMADLEDVASSMRARHGRKLRVATKYVNLTRRFFAEHGLADYRIVESLGATEGAPAAGTAEIVVDITTTGATLAANALKVLDDGVMLASEANLVASTRAPWGNRARAAVRTILSRIAAEEEARTIREIRARLDLDAASLAALTERFGARLPFGAPIVGAPLTLHCPDKAVFALVEELERKGADDITVTAPTYVFRRANRLLERLDARI, from the coding sequence ATGACTGACGCCCCTCTCGTCCTCGCCGTTCCCTCCAAGGGAAGGCTCCAGGAGAACGCGACCGCCTTCTTCGGCCGCGCTGGCTTGAAATTCGTCAAGGCCAGCGGCGAGCGCGGCTATCGCGGCACGATAGCGGGCGTGGAGGGGGCGGAGGTCGCCTTCCTGTCGGCTTCGGAGATCGTGGCGCAGCTTGCCTCGGGCGCAGCCCATCTCGGCGTTACCGGCGAGGATCTGGTGCGCGAGCAGCTCTCCGATGCCGATGCGGCGGTCGAGATGCTGACCCCGCTCGGTTTCGGCCACGCCAATGTCGTCGTCGCCGTGCCGCAGGCCTGGATCGACGTTCGCACCATGGCCGATCTCGAGGACGTCGCTTCGAGCATGCGTGCCCGCCATGGCCGCAAGCTGCGCGTCGCCACCAAATATGTGAACCTGACCCGCCGCTTCTTCGCCGAGCACGGGCTGGCGGATTACCGCATCGTCGAGAGCCTCGGCGCAACGGAAGGTGCTCCCGCAGCCGGCACGGCCGAGATTGTCGTCGACATCACCACCACCGGTGCGACGCTCGCCGCCAATGCGCTCAAGGTGCTCGACGACGGCGTCATGCTGGCGTCGGAGGCCAATCTCGTCGCCTCCACGCGCGCGCCCTGGGGCAATCGCGCCCGGGCTGCGGTCCGCACCATCCTCTCGCGCATCGCCGCGGAAGAAGAAGCGCGCACCATCCGCGAGATTCGCGCCAGGCTCGATCTCGACGCGGCTTCGCTGGCGGCATTGACGGAGCGTTTCGGAGCGCGGCTGCCGTTCGGGGCGCCGATCGTCGGCGCGCCCCTGACGCTGCATTGCCCGGACAAGGCCGTCTTTGCGCTGGTCGAGGAGCTCGAGCGCAAGGGGGCCGACGATATCACCGTCACGGCGCCGACTTATGTCTTCCGTCGTGCGAACCGGCTGCTGGAACGGCTCGACGCCCGCATCTGA
- a CDS encoding ATP phosphoribosyltransferase regulatory subunit, translating to MPASRASIDTVIALLAGEGYARAEPAILQPADVFLDLSGEDIRRRIFMTQDADGRDWCLRPEYTIPVALDHIASGSTEPAAYAYAGPVFRMRAGEPGEFRQAGLESFGREDFTATDAEIMALAIEAAAALGLKTPRVVMGDVALLGALLDRLAVSQGARRRLVRAIVQGKGTDAVAALDPPAPDGEAAHAGLLKALEGQDPKAARAFVEDVLSIAGISTVGGRSAADIAERFLARAAERENPVNDDVKALLGQVLAVSGDPDNASAALRALADQASLDLNRELDAFDERTGFLAARGVDVGAIQFSAGFARNLDYYTGFIFELHDPSRDDGKPVAGGGRYDNLLGRLGAKRAIPAVGASLWLDRLVGEAP from the coding sequence GTGCCCGCAAGCCGCGCCAGCATCGACACCGTGATCGCGCTCCTCGCGGGCGAGGGCTATGCGCGGGCCGAACCCGCCATCCTCCAGCCCGCCGATGTCTTCCTCGATCTCTCGGGCGAGGATATTCGCCGCCGCATCTTCATGACGCAGGATGCCGATGGCCGCGACTGGTGCCTGCGCCCCGAATACACCATCCCCGTCGCGCTCGATCATATCGCTTCGGGGTCGACCGAGCCGGCGGCTTACGCCTATGCCGGCCCGGTCTTCCGCATGCGCGCCGGCGAGCCGGGCGAATTCCGCCAGGCCGGGCTCGAATCCTTCGGCCGCGAGGATTTCACCGCGACCGATGCCGAGATCATGGCGCTCGCCATCGAGGCTGCCGCGGCGCTGGGGCTGAAGACGCCGCGCGTTGTCATGGGCGATGTCGCGTTGCTGGGTGCCTTGCTCGACCGGCTTGCCGTGTCGCAGGGCGCGCGGCGCCGGCTCGTGCGCGCCATCGTGCAGGGCAAGGGCACGGATGCCGTCGCCGCGCTCGATCCCCCGGCACCGGACGGCGAGGCGGCCCATGCCGGCCTGCTCAAGGCGCTGGAGGGGCAGGACCCCAAGGCTGCCCGCGCCTTCGTCGAGGATGTCCTTTCGATCGCCGGCATCTCGACGGTCGGCGGGCGCAGCGCGGCGGACATCGCCGAGCGCTTTCTAGCCCGCGCCGCTGAGCGCGAGAACCCGGTCAACGACGACGTCAAGGCGTTGCTCGGTCAGGTGCTCGCGGTTTCCGGCGACCCCGACAACGCTTCCGCCGCCCTCAGGGCACTGGCCGATCAGGCTTCGCTCGATCTGAATCGCGAGCTCGACGCTTTCGACGAGCGCACCGGCTTCCTCGCCGCACGCGGGGTCGATGTCGGCGCGATCCAGTTCTCCGCCGGCTTCGCCCGCAATCTCGACTACTACACAGGCTTCATCTTCGAATTGCACGATCCTTCGCGCGACGACGGCAAGCCGGTAGCGGGTGGCGGACGTTACGACAATCTGCTCGGCCGCCTCGGCGCCAAGCGCGCGATTCCTGCGGTCGGTGCCTCCCTCTGGCTCGACCGTCTGGTGGGAGAGGCCCCATGA
- the hisS gene encoding histidine--tRNA ligase codes for MSADKTAPAKLKARQPRGFVDRGPADVAATERMLSVIRESFSVYGFDPHETPFVEYTDALGKFLPDQDRPNEGVFSFRDDDEQWLSLRYDLTAPLARHVAENFDALPKPYRGYQVGYVFRNEKPGPGRFRQFMQFDADIVGSGSVAADAEICMLAADTMEKLGIKRGDYVVKVNNRKVLDGVMDAAGIDPAARLTVLRAIDKADKFPLEEVRKLLGEGRKDESGDFTKGAGLTDAQSGRILRYLELGQKLAELGKTNAQDSEGSARLSAAALTDLSGLVEGAEIGQAGIAELEQIRELITAAGYLGRIIIDPSVVRGLEYYTGPVYEVELTFPVTNDDGQVVRFGSVAGGGRYDGLVGRFRPEPVPAAGFSIGVSRLFSALKAVKSPIVDSRNELPLVVVTAMDNKSPEFMPGYQAMVSALRQAKDTDGKPLLRADLYLGSSGFNAQMKYADRRGAVCAVIQGSSEREAGTVVIKDLILGAELAAASRDVKDSAEHKAKQAEAQFAVPLAELVAGVKKVLVRHA; via the coding sequence ATGTCCGCCGACAAGACCGCCCCTGCCAAGCTGAAGGCCCGCCAGCCGCGCGGCTTCGTCGATCGTGGCCCAGCCGATGTCGCCGCCACCGAGCGCATGCTCTCCGTCATCCGCGAGAGCTTCTCCGTCTATGGCTTCGATCCGCACGAGACGCCCTTCGTCGAGTACACCGACGCGCTTGGCAAGTTCCTGCCCGATCAGGATCGGCCGAACGAGGGCGTCTTCTCCTTCCGGGACGATGACGAGCAGTGGCTCTCGCTGCGCTACGACCTGACGGCGCCGCTCGCCCGCCATGTCGCCGAGAATTTCGACGCGCTGCCGAAGCCCTATCGCGGCTATCAAGTGGGCTACGTCTTCCGCAACGAGAAGCCGGGGCCGGGCCGATTCCGCCAGTTCATGCAGTTCGATGCCGATATCGTGGGTAGCGGCTCCGTCGCGGCCGATGCCGAGATCTGCATGCTCGCCGCCGACACGATGGAAAAGCTTGGCATCAAGCGCGGCGACTATGTCGTGAAGGTCAACAACCGCAAGGTTCTCGACGGCGTGATGGATGCGGCCGGGATCGACCCCGCTGCGCGCCTCACCGTGCTGCGTGCGATCGACAAGGCCGACAAGTTCCCGTTGGAAGAGGTCCGCAAGCTCCTCGGCGAGGGCCGCAAGGACGAGAGCGGCGACTTCACCAAGGGCGCAGGCCTCACCGATGCGCAGTCCGGTCGCATCCTGCGCTATCTCGAACTGGGCCAGAAGCTCGCCGAGCTGGGCAAGACGAACGCTCAGGACAGCGAAGGCTCCGCCCGGCTCTCGGCCGCAGCGCTCACCGATCTCAGCGGCCTCGTCGAGGGCGCCGAGATCGGTCAGGCCGGCATCGCGGAACTGGAGCAGATCCGCGAACTGATCACGGCGGCCGGCTATCTCGGCCGCATCATCATCGACCCGTCCGTCGTTCGCGGCCTCGAATACTACACCGGCCCGGTCTACGAGGTGGAATTGACCTTCCCGGTCACCAATGACGACGGGCAGGTCGTGCGCTTTGGTTCGGTCGCCGGCGGTGGGCGCTATGATGGCCTCGTCGGCCGCTTCCGACCCGAGCCCGTGCCGGCTGCCGGCTTCTCGATCGGCGTCTCGCGGCTGTTTTCGGCGCTGAAGGCGGTGAAATCGCCCATCGTCGATAGCCGCAACGAGCTGCCGCTCGTCGTCGTCACCGCGATGGACAACAAGTCCCCGGAATTCATGCCGGGCTATCAGGCAATGGTCTCGGCGCTGCGCCAGGCGAAGGATACCGACGGCAAGCCGCTGCTGCGCGCCGATCTCTATCTGGGTAGCTCCGGCTTCAACGCCCAGATGAAATATGCCGACCGGCGCGGCGCCGTCTGCGCCGTGATTCAGGGCTCGTCGGAGCGCGAGGCCGGAACGGTCGTCATCAAGGACCTGATCCTCGGCGCCGAGCTCGCCGCCGCCAGTCGCGATGTCAAGGATTCGGCCGAGCACAAGGCCAAGCAGGCCGAGGCGCAGTTTGCGGTGCCGCTGGCCGAGCTGGTCGCGGGCGTGAAGAAGGTGCTCGTGCGGCACGCGTGA